A genomic region of Ammospiza nelsoni isolate bAmmNel1 chromosome 3, bAmmNel1.pri, whole genome shotgun sequence contains the following coding sequences:
- the STUM gene encoding protein stum homolog isoform X1, translating to MEPSPKDGESAAAAEPGRGGAAPSSGVVVQVREKKGPLRAAIPYMPFPVAVICLFLNTFVPGLGTAGRDGRTHGGMEAGAPAPSFASGRGRALRSPQGCQRANRVSLGGSRAGAAAWPRSAGHGRSRFPGQIGHIARAPRAVRRDSAARALTNRDCGQRSKAHGDRIARQLEMSFRSPPCRVF from the exons ATGGAGCCCTCGCCCAAGGACGGCGAGAGCGCGGCGGCCGCCGAGCccgggcggggcggcgcggcccCGTCCAGCGGCGTGGTGGTGCAGGTCCGGGAGAAGAAGGGCCCCCTGCGCGCCGCCATCCCCTACATGCCCTTCCCCGTGGCCGTCATCTGCCTCTTCCTCAACACCTTCGTGCCGGGGCTGG GCACCGCGGGCAGGGATGGACGGACGCAcggagggatggaggcaggagcCCCTGCACCAAGTTTCGCGTCGGGCCGGGGCAGAGCCCTGCGGAGTCCCCAGGGATGCCAGCGGGCAAATCGCGTTTCCCTtggggggagcagggctggggcagccgcCTGGCCCCGCTCGGCCGGGCACGGGCGGTCCCGGTTCCCGGGACAGATCGGACACATCGCCCGAGCCCCCCGAGCGGTGCGAAGGGATTCGGCTGCTCGGGCTCTCACGAACCGGGATTGCGGTCAGAGGAGCAAAGCTCACGGTGACCGCATCGCTCGCCAGCTAGAGATGAGCTTTCGGAGCCCCCCGTGCCGGGTTTTCTAA